A region of Argopecten irradians isolate NY unplaced genomic scaffold, Ai_NY scaffold_0841, whole genome shotgun sequence DNA encodes the following proteins:
- the LOC138313684 gene encoding uncharacterized protein has protein sequence MQTHEQVGLSPGGHTFKLACLRDLQARKRKACSITSIARIRRLELHARTGMPGLMSCSQRNLVKHVTGSSDYNAHDALADVLSLQTLVLESQLNILIVPMKMLPLQNM, from the exons ATGCAGACACATGAACAAGTTGGATTGTCACCTGGTGGACACACTTTTAAACTTGCCTGTCTGCGGGATCTTCAAGCACGGAAACGTAAGGCATGTAGCATCACAAGTATAGCCAGAATACGACGCCTGGAGTTGCATGCAAg GACGGGGATGCCTGGATTAATGTCTTGCTCGCAGCGAAATCTTGTGAAACATGTCACTGGAAGTTCAGACTACAATGCACATGATGCATTAGCAGATGTGCTTTCACTGCAAACTCTTGTTTTAGAGAGCCAACTAAATATTTTGATAGTGCCTATGAAAATGCTACCTTTACAGAATATGTGA